The following is a genomic window from Fundidesulfovibrio putealis DSM 16056.
GGTACTGGTATTGGTCATATAAACCTCTTGGTTTTCGGGTGATGCGTTGTGAGAAGCACTCCTGACGCTGTCGGCGGCAAGCTAGATTGATGGCTTAAAACACGTTGGCATTGCACACCCATCCCTTCTCTCCGGTCTGCACGACTTCGACATAGGACCAGCCTCCGCCTGTGTCGTTGAAAATAACCCTCATCTCCTGGCCGAGGCCAAGCTTTTTCAGTTCGCCACAATAGGTTCCCTGGCAATTGCGCAGCGGGAGGTCCGTGAAACCAGCGATTACCGTGCTGGAGTTGGACATCGCCATTGCTGGAGCGATGTACAGGCTCAGAGCTGCAAGCAGTGAGAGTGAGCAGGTGATTGTTTTAAAGATTCTCATTGAGAGCTCCTTGTTTGGTTTGTTATGAAAATACCCCACCCAGGTGTGCCGCTCTGCGTGGTGAGCAGAGGGTGGTTGGAGTGTTGCGTTTGAAATCGGAGCATAAGCGGTTGGTGTCGCGTCCGCTCATGCTCCGGTCGGCATGTGCGCGAGGCCCACGCGGAATCAGTAGGGCTGGAGGCACTGCTCTCTTTGGAAGTCGCAGTTTTCCAGGCAGTTCCGCTTGCTTCCCAGGCCCGGGTCGTCATCGCAGCGGGAAGTGCATTTTCTCCATGATTCGTTGCAGTAGCTCAGGCTGCGCACCTGCTCGATTCTGGGATACGAATCGCCGCGCATGATGGGCAGGGGGTCTATGACCCTGCCGGCGCTGCTGTCGTCTATGTAGACGGTCCTGTTGGAGTTGTCCCTGTAGTACAACCGGCCACGGTCATCTGTTGAATAGCTGACGTTGTCGTCATCAATGATGTAGTAGAGTCCTGCTGGACCCTGCTGCACCACGGGGCTTCTGTCTATGGTGTGCACGGATCCGGCCGTATCGACATAGTAAAGCTTCCCGTTGTTGTCGCGGTAGTATCTTCTGGACCCGTCATCTCCTCGATGGACGATGACAGCCCTCTCATTGACACGTGTGGTGGTTGCCTCGGTCGGTTCCGGGGGCGTTCTTTTCTTGGCGCAGCCATACGTTGCGCTTACAGCCAGGATGGCCGCGAAACACAACAACATCGTTCTGTGAATTCTTGATTCTTGCATGATTGTCCTCGCGTCCTATTCTTCATGTTTGCAGGCAAACGACGGTAGGCTGGAGTTCCTCACTGGTGATAAGGATCCCAGGCCTGTTTGCTGCGGTTATTGCGCCTTGCCACACCCAGAGAAGGCGCTGTAGCAACTCGACGTGCAGGCATCGATATCGACCTGTGTTCTGTTGCGCGGATTGCTGCGACATGTGTTTTCACAATTCCTGTACTGCTGCTTGCAATATTCAGGTGTTTCGACGCCGCTTCGCCCCGTCTGGCTTGGCGGAGTTGCCGCAGGAGCTCCTGGATTATATATCCGCTCGTTCCCGTCTCGAATGACGAGTTGTCTGGCCGCGCAGGTCATGTTGCAGTCCACGCAGTCATGGTTGCAGGCAACGCTCGGGTCGCCGCCCGGTGGGACGTTGACAGTGCATACGACCGTGCCGTCGGGGCGGATGCACTGGTAGGAATTGGGGCCTGCGGCGAAGGCCAGGGTGCTCAGGCAGGCCAGTGTCGCCATGGTGAAGATGATGAGTTTCATTTCGACGTCCTTTTTTGGGGGCGGTTGCGGCAACCGCATGGATCGCCGCCTTGTGCTGAGATACTGCTCCCTATTGTTGTCCCTTGACGCGCATGTCGTTGCGGACGGCCTTTACCCCGCTTACCCGGCGTGAAACCTCGACAGCTCTCCTGATCTCCGCGCTTGAGCCTACAAACCCGCTCAACTGGACCACGCCCTTGAATGTTTCAACGTTTATCTCGGCAGATGAAAGAGTCGGTTCCTGGAGAATTGCTGTTTTGACTTTTGCCGTGATGGCAGAGTCGTCGATATACTCCCCGGTCCCCTCTTGCGTCCTGGTGGATGCGCATCCGAGCGAAATAACAAGGATGAACATGGCCAATACGAGTGAAGTATTCATTGCTAGTCTCATGTCTTGTCTCCTGTTTTGATTTGTGTTTGTGTTGTTATGTGTTGATGGTGTTTTAAGTTGGAGTGCATTGTTTGGACTGTATGGTGTTGTTGTGCTGACGGGTCCATTATTTATTTCTTGTTGCGCTTGTACTTGTGATACAGATCCAGTATTTGTTCCGCCAGGGCCAGGCCGAGAGTCAGGCTGGAGAAGGTGCTTCGTCCCATGTTCCAGGCCCCTTTGATGTCGAGTTGGACAAGGTGTCGGCGGAACTCGCTGCATGTGGCCAGGCGATCCTTGCTCTCCTGGATTCGCTTTAGTTCCTTGTCGAGAAACATGACCTGTCCTTCTTTAGTTCCGCCAGGCTCTGGCTGAACGCCATGGGCTTGCTTGACGTTCGCCGGATCAGTGTCATGAAGGCTGCACCTGCGCCCAGAAGGCTGATCATGGCCGCTGCCGCGAATCCGAGAAGCTTCCACTCGTCCGGCAGGGCGAACAGGCATCCCAGGACCATCAAGCCGATCCCGAACATGAAGCAGGCCACCCCGAGGCAGGCCAGCACCAATGCCTGCACGAACCTGATCTTTGCCTCGCGCAATTCCAGGGACAGCAGCTCCAGGCGATCTTCCAGGATTTGCACTGAAGTCCAGCCGAGCCTGCCGGCGGCTTGCGCGAGCCTGGAGATGCCGGGTGGCAACAGGTTCACGCTACTTCCTGGACAAGGCCCAGCCAAAGAGCAGGCCGACGATGAAGCTGCCGCCAATGGCGTAGTATGGTTTCTCGTGGATGAAGGCATCGGCGCTCTGAGCCTTGGCCAGGACCTTCCCTTCGATCTCGCCGTATTCCTTGCGGGCTGATTCCAGCCGCTCCCGGAGAGCCGAACGGGCCGATTTGATGTGGTCGTCCACCTCGTCGGAGGTCGCGTCAATCAGCGCCTGAGCGTGCTCCATCATGTTGTGCATTTCTTTTTCCATCAGTTTCATATTGTTCTGTCCGGTTGCCATTTTGTGCATTCTCCTTGGTTTCGACGCTCTGGAAGTGTCGACGTGAGCTTCCCTGTTGCAAGAGCTCAATTTACTGTGTCGAATATTGTTCATGTTCACGTGTCGATAAGATTTTTTTTCATTGTTTTAGGCAACATTGTTTTGGTTTGCGTTGGTTGTAATAATTTTTGCCCATGTATGGCTGTTTCCATTTTGGGTGCTTCTTCGGAAGAAACACTGCATTATGTTGCATGGCAAGCTATTCACATTCATGCCATGTTTGTAGTTTTGTTTGGTGCGCAGTTTCCAATAACTACATTTAATAATTTGTTAATATACAATAAGTGTGCCGCACGGTCGTTTTCGCAATGTGCTGTAATACCTGTCGATAATAGTGCCTGGAATCACGCAATGGGAATTTTCTCATGCCGGAAGAATCCGCGAG
Proteins encoded in this region:
- a CDS encoding DUF883 family protein, with the protein product MKLMEKEMHNMMEHAQALIDATSDEVDDHIKSARSALRERLESARKEYGEIEGKVLAKAQSADAFIHEKPYYAIGGSFIVGLLFGWALSRK
- a CDS encoding phage holin family protein, with protein sequence MNLLPPGISRLAQAAGRLGWTSVQILEDRLELLSLELREAKIRFVQALVLACLGVACFMFGIGLMVLGCLFALPDEWKLLGFAAAAMISLLGAGAAFMTLIRRTSSKPMAFSQSLAELKKDRSCFSTRN
- a CDS encoding BON domain-containing protein, translating into MRLAMNTSLVLAMFILVISLGCASTRTQEGTGEYIDDSAITAKVKTAILQEPTLSSAEINVETFKGVVQLSGFVGSSAEIRRAVEVSRRVSGVKAVRNDMRVKGQQ